From the genome of Nakamurella flavida, one region includes:
- a CDS encoding putative quinol monooxygenase, giving the protein MIVITVRFKVLPEHVDGWLDRVADFTTSTRAEPGNLWFDWSRSIDDPNEFVLLEAFQDDAAGAHVNSAHFQQAMKDMPEALAETPRIINFTVPGEDWGRMGELEVPDRG; this is encoded by the coding sequence ATGATCGTCATCACGGTGCGCTTCAAGGTGTTGCCCGAGCACGTCGACGGGTGGCTCGATCGGGTCGCCGACTTCACCACCTCCACCCGCGCCGAGCCGGGCAACCTGTGGTTCGACTGGTCGCGCAGCATCGACGACCCGAACGAGTTCGTCCTGCTCGAGGCGTTCCAGGACGACGCGGCGGGTGCCCACGTGAACTCGGCGCACTTCCAGCAGGCCATGAAGGACATGCCCGAAGCGCTGGCCGAGACCCCGCGCATCATCAACTTCACCGTGCCCGGTGAGGACTGGGGCCGGATGGGGGAGCTCGAGGTTCCCGACCGCGGCTGA
- a CDS encoding sensor histidine kinase has protein sequence MSRGETARGEPARGELRIYLGAAPGVGKTYAMLGEAHRRAERGADVVVAVVETHGRAQTAGLLDGLEMVPRRTVEHRGVALAEMDLDAVLARRPQVALVDELAHSNAPGSTNPFRWQDVQTLLDAGIDVLSTVNVQHLESLNDVVARITGTVQRETVPDDVVRRAEQVELVDITPEALRRRLSHGNVYRPEQVDAAMTNYFRAGNLTALRELALLWVADQVDTALARYRDEHHITATWEARERVVVSVTGGAESETLIRRASRIASRAGAELLVVHIVRGDGLAGAPPTAMGRIRRLADALGATTHTITGDDIPGALLDFARGVNATQLVLGTSRRSRWARILTEGVGARVVQNSGPIDVHLVTHDQAGSARAIPRRPRRRRLLGWAAAVAGPAAMTGVLLGLGQVATFASQGVLYFLVVLGVALLGGIPQAVLAAAFSGLLLNYFFTDPRYTFTVAQPDNLVTLLVLMVVAVAVAALVDTAARRTREAGAASREAELLTLFSSSVLRGADLSALLDRVRETYGQQAVSLLRREEDGRLTVAATTGPTGPVPVETADTSTELLDGAYHLTLRGPELSGRERRVLRSVAHQAVGLLQQAELARRADSAAGVAEGDRLRRALLSAVSHDLRTPLAAVKASVSSLRSTDVALAPEDADEILAGIETSTDQLAALVDNLLDSSRLAAGVLTPQAVPVSCEEVVQRTLLELRRTDRERIVIDGGNDVTGSTDDELVPAVLADPGLLERVVANLLTNALRYAGDDAAITVSAAELGGRVTLRIADTGHGLPRGSADHLFEPFQRLGDRDTSTGVGLGLAVARGFTEAMGGTLTAEDTPGGGLTMLVDLPAASAADWRGAAR, from the coding sequence ATGTCTCGCGGTGAAACGGCTCGGGGGGAACCAGCTCGCGGCGAACTGCGCATCTACCTGGGCGCCGCCCCGGGCGTCGGGAAGACCTACGCGATGCTCGGTGAGGCCCACCGCCGGGCCGAGCGCGGGGCGGACGTCGTGGTCGCCGTGGTCGAGACCCACGGCCGGGCCCAGACCGCCGGTCTGCTCGACGGTCTCGAGATGGTGCCGCGGCGGACGGTGGAGCACCGCGGCGTCGCCCTGGCCGAGATGGACCTGGACGCCGTCCTCGCCCGGCGGCCTCAGGTGGCCCTGGTCGACGAACTCGCCCACTCCAACGCCCCCGGTTCGACGAACCCGTTCCGCTGGCAGGACGTGCAGACCCTCCTCGACGCGGGCATCGACGTGCTGTCCACGGTCAACGTGCAACACCTGGAGAGCCTGAACGACGTCGTCGCCCGGATCACCGGCACCGTGCAGCGCGAGACGGTGCCGGACGACGTGGTCCGCCGGGCCGAGCAGGTCGAACTGGTCGACATCACCCCGGAGGCGTTGCGGCGCCGTCTGTCCCACGGCAACGTCTACCGCCCGGAGCAGGTCGACGCGGCGATGACCAACTACTTCCGGGCCGGCAACCTGACCGCACTGCGCGAACTGGCCCTGCTCTGGGTGGCCGACCAGGTGGACACCGCACTGGCCCGCTACCGCGACGAGCACCACATCACCGCGACCTGGGAGGCGCGGGAACGGGTCGTGGTGTCGGTGACGGGTGGGGCGGAGTCCGAGACCCTGATCCGCCGGGCCAGCCGCATCGCCTCCCGGGCGGGCGCGGAACTGCTGGTGGTGCACATCGTCCGCGGGGACGGCCTGGCCGGCGCGCCGCCGACCGCGATGGGGCGCATCCGCCGACTCGCCGACGCCCTCGGGGCGACCACGCACACCATCACCGGGGACGACATCCCCGGAGCCCTGCTCGATTTCGCCCGCGGGGTCAACGCCACCCAGCTGGTGCTCGGCACCTCCCGGCGGTCCCGGTGGGCCCGCATCCTCACCGAGGGGGTCGGCGCCCGGGTGGTGCAGAACTCCGGGCCCATCGACGTCCACCTGGTCACCCACGACCAGGCCGGTTCCGCACGTGCCATCCCCCGGCGTCCCCGCCGCCGCCGGCTGCTGGGCTGGGCCGCGGCCGTGGCCGGCCCGGCCGCGATGACCGGGGTGCTGCTCGGCCTCGGCCAGGTCGCCACCTTCGCCAGCCAGGGCGTCCTGTACTTCCTGGTCGTGCTGGGCGTCGCCCTCCTGGGCGGGATCCCCCAGGCCGTCCTGGCGGCGGCGTTCTCCGGGCTGCTGCTGAACTACTTCTTCACCGATCCGCGCTACACCTTCACCGTCGCCCAGCCCGACAACCTGGTCACCCTGCTGGTGCTGATGGTGGTGGCCGTGGCGGTCGCCGCCCTGGTGGACACGGCGGCCCGGCGCACCCGGGAGGCCGGGGCCGCCTCCCGGGAGGCCGAGCTCCTCACCCTGTTCTCCTCCTCGGTCCTGCGGGGCGCCGACCTGTCCGCCCTGCTCGACCGGGTCCGGGAGACCTACGGGCAGCAGGCGGTCAGCCTGCTGCGGCGAGAGGAGGACGGGCGGCTCACCGTGGCCGCGACGACCGGCCCGACCGGACCCGTCCCGGTCGAGACGGCCGACACCAGCACCGAGCTGCTCGACGGCGCCTACCACCTGACCCTGCGGGGCCCCGAACTCTCCGGGCGGGAACGCCGGGTGCTGCGGTCCGTCGCCCACCAGGCCGTCGGGCTCCTGCAGCAGGCCGAGCTGGCCCGCCGCGCCGACTCCGCCGCCGGCGTCGCCGAGGGCGACCGGCTGCGCCGGGCCCTGCTCTCCGCGGTCAGCCACGACCTGCGCACCCCGCTGGCCGCGGTCAAGGCCAGTGTGTCCAGCCTGCGCAGCACCGACGTCGCCCTCGCACCCGAGGACGCCGACGAGATCCTCGCCGGCATCGAGACCTCCACCGACCAGCTCGCCGCGCTCGTGGACAACCTGCTCGACTCCTCCCGACTGGCGGCCGGGGTACTGACCCCGCAGGCCGTCCCGGTGTCCTGCGAGGAGGTCGTCCAGCGCACCCTGCTGGAGCTGCGCCGCACCGATCGGGAGCGGATCGTCATCGACGGCGGCAACGACGTCACCGGCAGCACCGACGACGAGCTCGTGCCCGCCGTGCTCGCCGACCCCGGACTGCTCGAGCGGGTGGTGGCCAATCTGCTCACCAACGCCCTGCGGTACGCCGGGGACGACGCCGCCATCACCGTCTCGGCGGCCGAGCTCGGCGGCCGGGTCACCCTGCGCATCGCCGACACCGGACACGGCCTGCCCCGTGGCTCCGCCGACCACCTGTTCGAGCCCTTTCAACGACTCGGCGACCGGGACACCTCCACCGGGGTGGGCCTCGGCCTGGCCGTGGCCCGCGGGTTCACCGAGGCGATGGGTGGCACGCTGACCGCCGAGGACACCCCCGGAGGCGGACTGACCATGCTCGTCGACCTGCCCGCGGCGTCCGCGGCGGACTGGCGGGGGGCGGCGCGATGA
- a CDS encoding TetR/AcrR family transcriptional regulator, translated as MSTPSRTTQPAARRLSVNDVIAVGLDRRRVGKRQHILAVACDLLLREGPGAVTVTTTAQRADVSPPTVRKHWQSREDLVGDTLDYARITDPRGAGATEAGRLFEFLDRLRRQLQDTPIGGASLAELVGRAPRNTISADNLLNYATAQRRALDEAISPQRLVVDDMVVARILGPIVFQVLVMRAEASNALLGRLVLEVVEPEGNRRSRRPL; from the coding sequence GTGAGCACCCCCTCCCGCACGACGCAGCCGGCCGCCCGGCGACTGTCGGTCAACGACGTCATCGCGGTCGGCCTGGACCGCCGCCGGGTCGGGAAGCGCCAGCACATCCTGGCCGTGGCGTGCGACCTGCTGCTGCGGGAGGGACCCGGTGCCGTCACGGTGACCACCACCGCGCAGCGCGCCGACGTCTCCCCGCCGACCGTCCGCAAGCACTGGCAGTCCCGCGAGGACCTGGTGGGCGACACCCTGGACTACGCCCGCATCACCGATCCCCGCGGCGCGGGGGCCACCGAGGCCGGGCGGCTCTTCGAGTTCCTGGACCGACTGCGGCGACAGCTGCAGGACACCCCGATCGGCGGGGCGTCACTGGCCGAGCTGGTCGGCCGGGCCCCGCGCAACACCATCAGCGCCGACAACCTGCTGAACTACGCCACCGCACAGCGCCGTGCACTGGACGAGGCCATCTCCCCGCAGCGCCTCGTGGTCGACGACATGGTCGTGGCCCGCATCCTCGGCCCCATCGTGTTCCAGGTGCTGGTGATGCGCGCGGAGGCCTCGAACGCGTTGCTCGGACGCCTGGTCCTCGAGGTCGTCGAACCCGAGGGCAACCGGCGGAGCCGCCGACCGCTCTGA
- a CDS encoding acyltransferase family protein, which yields MSESTDAAVPAGSTPSPAAVGDAAPPARPRRDPYADFLRSFSLLVVILWHWCFTILIWGDDGPFATSPLGFTSGLWIATWLLQVLPVFFITGAYVHLKSWERSSARGERFWHFARRQAGSLAVPSAALLVTWVVLGIVVGTVFDLDWMGRAVLMVVSPLWFVATYLFFVLMMPITVWLHRRYDSLVLVVLAGLAVVVDLLRFRYDIPYVEWLNMVFVWGFCFQLGYFYRRVTGLDSAPRDVDGTVDWAAQSPRARQGSRVFTLSGLFALVGLVFSGLYPGSMVGVPGQGSNMAPPTVCILALAVFQLGVAEWIRPRVVRALGHGGLFARTTALFTRFALPLFLFHTTGMALSRAIEWTIFGRDTEMTVPTLSWWLMRPVSIVGPLLCTLPVIYLFGRRWRTRRAVPSGAAGAPVGDRTRTG from the coding sequence ATGAGCGAGTCCACGGACGCTGCCGTGCCGGCCGGGTCCACCCCGTCGCCTGCCGCCGTCGGGGACGCCGCCCCGCCCGCCCGGCCCCGTCGCGATCCGTACGCGGACTTCCTGCGGTCCTTCTCGCTGCTCGTTGTCATCCTGTGGCACTGGTGCTTCACGATCCTGATCTGGGGAGACGACGGTCCGTTCGCGACCAGTCCGCTGGGGTTCACGTCGGGTCTGTGGATCGCCACCTGGCTGCTGCAGGTGCTGCCGGTCTTCTTCATCACCGGCGCCTACGTGCACCTCAAGTCGTGGGAACGGTCGTCGGCCCGCGGGGAGCGGTTCTGGCACTTCGCCCGGCGCCAGGCCGGCAGTCTGGCGGTCCCGTCCGCAGCCCTGCTCGTCACCTGGGTGGTGCTGGGCATCGTGGTCGGGACGGTCTTCGACCTGGACTGGATGGGCCGCGCGGTCCTCATGGTGGTCTCACCGCTGTGGTTCGTCGCGACGTACCTGTTCTTCGTGCTGATGATGCCGATCACCGTGTGGCTGCACCGCCGGTACGACTCACTGGTGCTGGTCGTCCTGGCCGGCCTCGCGGTGGTGGTCGACCTGCTGCGCTTCCGCTACGACATCCCGTACGTCGAGTGGCTCAACATGGTCTTCGTCTGGGGCTTCTGCTTCCAGCTCGGGTACTTCTACCGGCGGGTGACGGGCCTGGACTCCGCACCCCGCGACGTCGACGGGACGGTCGACTGGGCGGCGCAGTCGCCCCGGGCCCGCCAGGGCTCCCGGGTGTTCACCCTGTCCGGTCTGTTCGCGTTGGTCGGGCTGGTCTTCTCCGGGCTGTACCCGGGCTCGATGGTCGGCGTGCCCGGCCAGGGCTCCAACATGGCTCCGCCGACCGTCTGCATCCTGGCCCTCGCGGTGTTCCAGCTGGGCGTGGCCGAGTGGATCCGGCCTCGGGTCGTCCGTGCCCTGGGCCACGGCGGCCTGTTCGCCCGGACCACGGCCCTGTTCACCCGCTTCGCCCTGCCGCTCTTCCTGTTCCACACCACCGGGATGGCGCTGTCCCGGGCCATCGAGTGGACCATCTTCGGCCGGGACACCGAGATGACGGTGCCGACGCTGTCGTGGTGGCTGATGCGGCCGGTGTCGATCGTCGGACCACTGCTCTGCACGCTGCCGGTCATCTACCTGTTCGGCCGCCGGTGGCGGACGCGGCGGGCTGTGCCGTCGGGGGCCGCGGGTGCGCCGGTGGGGGACAGGACCCGGACGGGCTGA
- a CDS encoding CPBP family intramembrane glutamic endopeptidase produces the protein MGVLLDARRAPATGTAGRRWWMLAVVIAVLALSNVMSNRVLPTWAYVPWNVSVAVLLLVLARAGGAGLGAVGLGVRHWHRPVAVGLALAGLTALLFAVAMVLPATREAFIDRRVQEWGVGGMLYNTLVRIPLGTVLLEEVAFRGVLPALMGASPAVRWRWGPVLGASTLFGLWHILPSLGMNTGNAAVADALGGSQLVTTVLAVVSMIAAGIAMCALVRLGKGIKTTILLHWATNSLGFLVAWLIIH, from the coding sequence ATGGGAGTTCTCCTCGATGCCCGCCGCGCACCCGCCACCGGCACCGCCGGACGGCGCTGGTGGATGCTCGCGGTCGTCATCGCCGTCCTCGCCCTGAGCAACGTGATGTCCAATCGCGTGCTGCCGACCTGGGCCTACGTGCCCTGGAACGTCAGCGTGGCGGTGCTGCTGCTGGTGCTGGCCCGGGCGGGCGGCGCCGGACTGGGCGCGGTGGGCCTGGGCGTCCGGCACTGGCACCGGCCGGTCGCGGTCGGTCTCGCGCTGGCCGGGCTGACCGCCCTGCTCTTCGCCGTGGCCATGGTGCTGCCGGCGACCCGGGAGGCGTTCATCGACCGCCGGGTCCAGGAGTGGGGGGTCGGCGGGATGCTCTACAACACCCTGGTCCGGATCCCGCTCGGCACCGTGCTGCTCGAGGAGGTCGCGTTCCGCGGCGTGCTCCCCGCCCTGATGGGCGCCTCGCCCGCGGTGCGGTGGCGGTGGGGACCGGTGCTCGGCGCCTCGACCCTGTTCGGCCTGTGGCACATCCTGCCGTCGCTGGGCATGAACACCGGGAACGCCGCGGTGGCCGATGCGCTCGGCGGGAGCCAGCTGGTGACGACGGTGCTGGCCGTGGTCTCGATGATCGCCGCGGGGATCGCGATGTGCGCGTTGGTGCGCCTGGGCAAGGGCATCAAGACGACAATCCTGCTGCACTGGGCGACCAACTCCCTGGGGTTCCTGGTCGCCTGGTTGATCATCCACTGA
- a CDS encoding amino acid permease translates to MVQVDPAKDVAAGSLGTSLKPRHVTMISIAGVIGAGLFVGSATAINMAGPAVILSYLFAGTLVILVMRMLGEMATANPDTGSFSTYAERALGRWAGFSVGWLYWWFWVLVIPVEATAGALILNHWIGGPQWLWALVIVVALTASNLISVGNYGEFEFWFALVKVVAIVAFIALGLAAILGLLPSSDTSGIAHLWDTDGFMPLGFGAVIAAMLTTMFSFMGTEIVTIAAAESADPEKGITRATNSVIWRIGLFYLGSIFIVVCLVPWNTLDPAVGSYQSALNVMGIPQADEIMNVVVLTAVASCLNSGLYTASRMVFSLSQRGDAPQALSRVTGNGVPRNAVLISMVLGFLGVIGNYVLPETLFGYLLATTGAVALFVYLTIAVTQLISRRGMDRRGEGAPVRMWLFPWLTYLAIGFIVFVLIMMVVFPEQRTAVGLSALSAAVVITCGVIVQRRHGASNPAGSRTPPIGH, encoded by the coding sequence ATGGTCCAGGTGGATCCGGCGAAGGACGTGGCGGCGGGATCGCTCGGTACCAGTCTGAAACCCCGTCACGTCACGATGATCTCGATCGCCGGGGTGATCGGGGCCGGGCTGTTCGTCGGCTCGGCCACCGCGATCAACATGGCCGGGCCGGCCGTGATCCTGTCGTACCTGTTCGCCGGCACGCTGGTGATCCTGGTGATGCGGATGCTCGGCGAGATGGCCACGGCCAACCCGGACACCGGCTCGTTCTCCACCTATGCCGAACGCGCGCTCGGGCGCTGGGCCGGGTTCTCCGTGGGCTGGCTCTACTGGTGGTTCTGGGTGCTGGTCATCCCGGTGGAGGCCACTGCCGGCGCCCTCATCCTGAACCACTGGATCGGTGGCCCCCAGTGGCTGTGGGCATTGGTCATCGTGGTCGCGCTCACCGCGTCGAACCTCATCAGCGTGGGCAACTACGGCGAGTTCGAGTTCTGGTTCGCACTCGTCAAGGTCGTGGCCATCGTGGCGTTCATCGCGCTCGGACTGGCGGCCATCCTGGGCCTGCTGCCCAGCAGCGACACCAGCGGCATCGCCCATCTGTGGGACACCGACGGGTTCATGCCGCTGGGCTTCGGTGCCGTCATCGCGGCCATGCTCACCACGATGTTCTCGTTCATGGGCACCGAGATCGTGACCATCGCCGCGGCCGAGTCGGCCGACCCGGAGAAGGGCATCACCCGGGCGACCAACTCGGTGATCTGGCGGATCGGCCTGTTCTACCTGGGTTCGATCTTCATCGTCGTCTGCCTGGTGCCGTGGAACACGCTGGACCCGGCCGTGGGCTCGTACCAGTCGGCGCTGAACGTGATGGGCATCCCGCAGGCGGACGAGATCATGAACGTGGTCGTGCTGACGGCGGTCGCCTCGTGCCTGAACTCCGGCCTCTACACCGCATCCCGGATGGTGTTCTCGCTCTCGCAGCGGGGTGACGCGCCCCAGGCACTGAGCCGGGTGACCGGCAACGGGGTGCCGCGCAACGCCGTGCTCATCTCGATGGTGCTCGGCTTCCTCGGGGTGATCGGCAACTACGTCCTGCCGGAGACCCTCTTCGGCTACCTGCTCGCCACCACCGGCGCGGTCGCCCTCTTCGTCTACCTCACCATCGCGGTCACCCAGCTAATCAGCCGCCGGGGGATGGACCGTCGCGGTGAGGGGGCGCCGGTGCGGATGTGGCTGTTCCCGTGGCTGACCTATCTGGCCATCGGGTTCATCGTGTTCGTGCTGATCATGATGGTGGTGTTCCCGGAACAACGGACCGCGGTCGGACTCTCGGCCCTGTCGGCCGCGGTGGTGATCACCTGCGGGGTGATCGTGCAGCGCCGGCACGGGGCCAGCAATCCGGCCGGCAGCCGGACCCCGCCGATCGGACACTGA
- a CDS encoding response regulator transcription factor encodes MTRVLVVDDEPALLSTLRIHLSARGFAVTTVADGASALRALDAVDPEVIVLDLGLPDIDGTAVLAEIRRRGRTPVIVLSARADSADKVDALDAGADDYVTKPFGMDELLARLRAAVRRAAVAAPPGGDDPVETADFTVDLATKRVLRGGVPVHLTPTEWSMLEILVRRRGRLVTQTDLLQEVWGPAYATETHYLRVYLAQLRRKLEPDPGHPRYLITAPGQGYRFEV; translated from the coding sequence ATGACCCGGGTCCTGGTCGTCGACGACGAGCCGGCCCTGCTGTCCACCCTGCGGATCCACCTGTCCGCCCGGGGTTTCGCGGTGACCACCGTCGCCGACGGCGCGTCCGCCCTGCGCGCGCTGGACGCCGTCGACCCCGAGGTCATCGTGCTGGACCTCGGGCTGCCGGACATCGACGGCACGGCGGTGCTGGCCGAGATCCGCCGCCGGGGGCGGACTCCCGTCATCGTGCTGTCCGCCCGGGCCGACAGCGCCGACAAGGTCGACGCCCTGGACGCCGGCGCGGACGACTACGTCACCAAGCCGTTCGGCATGGACGAGCTGCTGGCCCGGCTGCGCGCCGCCGTCCGCCGGGCCGCCGTCGCCGCACCACCCGGCGGCGACGACCCGGTGGAGACCGCCGACTTCACCGTCGACCTGGCCACCAAGCGGGTGCTGCGCGGCGGGGTGCCCGTCCACCTCACCCCCACGGAATGGTCGATGCTGGAGATCCTGGTGCGCCGTCGCGGCCGCCTGGTCACCCAGACGGACCTGCTGCAGGAGGTGTGGGGCCCCGCCTACGCCACCGAGACCCACTATCTCCGCGTCTATCTCGCCCAGCTCCGCCGCAAGCTCGAACCCGACCCGGGGCATCCGCGCTACCTGATCACCGCTCCCGGGCAGGGGTACCGGTTCGAGGTGTGA
- a CDS encoding MBL fold metallo-hydrolase, giving the protein MRITKYGHSCLQVEVDRANLLIDPGTFSAGFEQLTGLTAVLITHKHPDHLDVDRVLPLLAANPDAVVLAEADSAAVLTEAGARVRTLTEGDSLDPDEIGTSLTVVGREHAVIHRDMPVIGNAGYLVGGRLFHPGDSLVVPDQPVEILALPVSAPWMAVKEAIDYLRAVDPQVAVPIHEKVLAATGMVYGLLQQFAPADTRWLDLDDGQPAEL; this is encoded by the coding sequence ATGCGCATCACCAAGTACGGCCACAGCTGCCTGCAGGTGGAGGTCGACCGGGCCAACCTGCTCATCGACCCGGGCACGTTCTCGGCGGGATTCGAGCAGCTGACCGGACTGACCGCGGTGTTGATCACCCACAAGCATCCCGACCACCTGGACGTCGACCGGGTGCTCCCCCTGCTGGCCGCCAACCCCGACGCGGTGGTGCTCGCCGAGGCCGACAGCGCGGCCGTGCTCACGGAGGCGGGCGCCCGGGTGCGCACGCTGACCGAGGGCGACAGCCTCGACCCCGACGAGATCGGGACGAGCCTGACGGTGGTCGGGCGCGAGCACGCGGTGATCCACCGCGACATGCCCGTCATCGGCAACGCCGGGTACCTGGTCGGCGGCCGGCTCTTCCACCCGGGCGACTCCCTGGTCGTGCCGGACCAGCCCGTGGAGATCCTCGCGCTGCCCGTCTCCGCGCCGTGGATGGCCGTGAAGGAGGCCATCGACTACCTCCGCGCCGTCGACCCCCAGGTCGCCGTGCCGATCCACGAGAAGGTGCTGGCGGCCACCGGCATGGTCTACGGCCTGCTGCAGCAGTTCGCCCCGGCCGACACCCGCTGGCTCGACCTCGACGACGGGCAGCCCGCGGAACTCTGA
- a CDS encoding GNAT family N-acetyltransferase, producing the protein MSVTRVPVACIAVPWDDPRAEALRVAMTAELDIRYPEMAARPADDPLKATLTVDGADVITTILAVLPDGTAVGHGALRRLQIHGRPEVEIKRVIVHAEHRGKRVAAAVMTALEEAARATGAPRVVLHTGDRQPEAVALYRSLGYRSIPLYPPYDRTMPQSFCFAKELAQPGPS; encoded by the coding sequence ATGTCCGTCACCCGCGTACCCGTCGCCTGCATCGCCGTCCCCTGGGACGATCCCCGCGCCGAGGCCCTCCGCGTCGCGATGACCGCGGAACTGGACATCCGGTACCCGGAGATGGCGGCCCGGCCCGCGGACGATCCGCTGAAGGCGACACTGACGGTCGACGGGGCGGACGTGATCACCACGATCCTGGCCGTGCTGCCGGACGGGACGGCGGTGGGGCACGGGGCGCTGCGCCGGCTGCAGATCCACGGGCGGCCCGAGGTGGAGATCAAGCGGGTGATCGTGCACGCCGAGCACCGCGGGAAACGGGTGGCCGCCGCGGTGATGACGGCGCTGGAGGAGGCAGCCCGGGCGACCGGCGCGCCCCGGGTCGTCCTGCACACCGGGGACCGTCAGCCCGAGGCCGTCGCGCTGTACCGCTCGCTGGGGTACCGGTCCATCCCGCTGTACCCGCCGTACGACCGGACCATGCCGCAGTCGTTCTGCTTCGCCAAGGAGTTGGCTCAGCCCGGCCCCTCCTGA
- a CDS encoding Gfo/Idh/MocA family protein, protein MTAPVRLAVIGCGRIAQIAHFPALEKADGIELVAVCDPAEDIARAVATRYAVPAAYSDPRQVFDDPTIEAVLVAAPDRFHHTLAADALTAGKHVLVEKPLCSTVEQARELVDLVDRTGLVLQVGAMKRHDAGMQFARRFVTEELGQVRTFTAWYRIGDLRAGIEATLFPRVYADAGVRQVEAGFKADRSRYLLATHGAHIFDTVRYLAGEVTSVVARHRDDGTDQAWQIILITDTGAIGTVSLTVDVPGQPSEGIEVFGSDGTVRVDTHFPFYRRASTVHAYSAGRTVVPELVDGDAYERQAEAFAATVRSGGRPVPDVRDGLAAVDLIDAVAQAAETGREIRC, encoded by the coding sequence GTGACCGCACCTGTCCGTCTCGCCGTGATCGGGTGTGGCCGCATCGCCCAGATCGCCCACTTCCCCGCCCTGGAGAAGGCGGACGGCATCGAACTGGTCGCCGTCTGCGACCCCGCGGAGGACATCGCGCGGGCGGTGGCGACGCGATACGCGGTGCCCGCGGCGTACAGCGATCCGCGGCAGGTGTTCGACGACCCGACGATCGAGGCCGTCCTGGTCGCCGCCCCGGACCGCTTCCACCACACCCTCGCGGCCGACGCGCTGACCGCCGGCAAGCACGTCCTGGTGGAGAAGCCGCTCTGCTCCACCGTCGAACAGGCCCGCGAGTTGGTGGACCTCGTCGACCGGACCGGGCTCGTGCTGCAGGTCGGTGCGATGAAGCGGCACGACGCGGGCATGCAGTTCGCCCGCCGGTTCGTCACCGAGGAACTGGGGCAGGTGCGGACGTTCACCGCCTGGTACCGGATCGGTGATCTACGCGCCGGCATCGAGGCCACCCTGTTCCCCCGGGTGTACGCGGACGCCGGGGTGCGGCAGGTCGAGGCCGGCTTCAAGGCCGATAGGAGCCGCTATCTGCTGGCCACCCACGGAGCCCACATCTTCGACACGGTCCGGTATCTCGCGGGTGAGGTGACGTCCGTCGTCGCCCGCCACCGGGACGACGGGACCGATCAGGCCTGGCAGATCATCCTCATCACCGACACCGGGGCGATCGGCACCGTCTCGCTGACCGTCGACGTCCCGGGGCAGCCCAGCGAGGGGATCGAGGTGTTCGGGTCGGACGGCACCGTGCGCGTCGACACCCACTTCCCGTTCTACCGGCGGGCCTCCACCGTGCACGCCTACTCCGCCGGTCGGACGGTGGTGCCGGAACTGGTCGACGGCGACGCCTACGAGCGGCAGGCCGAGGCGTTCGCCGCCACCGTGCGCTCCGGCGGGCGTCCGGTGCCCGACGTGCGCGACGGTCTCGCCGCGGTCGACCTGATCGACGCCGTGGCGCAGGCGGCGGAGACCGGCCGGGAGATCCGGTGCTGA
- a CDS encoding ribulose-phosphate 3-epimerase: MQAYVSLWSADLLDLGRAVDLVGPVADGFHVDVFDGHNVDELLFGPDLVAALRRRTDLLLDVHLNVTDPDRWARRFIDVGADMVTVQTRPCPDVHATLDAIREQGARASLGVEVDEPVVGAVALAGLVDRYLLMGTAIGIKGVGLDAATPERIRELRRSVTRPVFVDGGIRAHTVAGLAAAGADGVIPGSLVFADADPVAAIGRLHDLPGPTAVR, encoded by the coding sequence GTGCAGGCCTACGTCTCGCTCTGGTCGGCCGACCTGCTCGACCTCGGCCGGGCCGTCGATCTCGTCGGCCCCGTCGCGGACGGATTCCACGTCGACGTCTTCGACGGGCACAACGTCGACGAGCTGCTGTTCGGCCCGGACCTGGTCGCCGCGCTGCGTCGCCGGACCGATCTGCTGTTGGACGTGCATCTCAACGTCACCGACCCCGACCGCTGGGCCCGGCGGTTCATCGACGTCGGCGCCGACATGGTCACCGTGCAGACCCGGCCGTGCCCGGATGTGCACGCCACCCTCGACGCCATCCGTGAACAGGGGGCCCGGGCGTCGCTGGGGGTCGAGGTGGACGAGCCCGTGGTCGGCGCGGTCGCTCTCGCCGGTCTCGTCGACCGTTATCTGCTGATGGGCACCGCCATCGGGATCAAGGGTGTCGGACTGGACGCGGCCACGCCCGAGCGCATCCGGGAGCTCCGCCGATCGGTCACCCGGCCGGTGTTCGTGGACGGCGGCATCCGCGCCCACACCGTGGCCGGGCTCGCCGCGGCCGGGGCGGACGGGGTGATCCCCGGGTCCCTGGTGTTCGCCGACGCCGACCCGGTGGCGGCGATCGGTCGGCTGCACGATCTGCCCGGGCCCACCGCCGTCCGGTAG